One genomic region from Pseudomonadota bacterium encodes:
- a CDS encoding DctP family TRAP transporter solute-binding subunit, with the protein MKKGICVIFILLAFILSSFSFAEAKIIVKYGHVGPPIHPQHHAAVAFAKYVTEKTKGEIEVQVFPLGQLGGERSMTEQVQAGTLHMTAVTAGVLANFVPEMGIIELPFIYPNREVAYKVLDDKDVKERFYKFCEPKGFIFIGYTENEFRDITNSKRPIRKPEDLKGLKIRVIESPLFIDTFKAFGTNPTPLPFPEIYNALQQKVIDAQDNPIYTSILMKFTEVNKFATITNHILTECPTVVNKKFWESLTPEQQKIFKEAAEVQIKVNRDGNAKNRVEALEKAKAQKVDVIILTAKERGAFKNAVKPVYEKYRGVFGAEWYDFYLKKIDFYSKKK; encoded by the coding sequence ATGAAAAAAGGTATATGTGTAATCTTTATTTTATTGGCCTTTATACTTTCTTCTTTTTCGTTTGCCGAAGCTAAGATTATTGTAAAATACGGCCATGTGGGACCACCCATTCACCCGCAGCACCATGCAGCAGTTGCTTTTGCTAAATATGTGACAGAAAAGACAAAAGGGGAGATTGAGGTTCAGGTATTTCCCCTTGGTCAGCTCGGTGGTGAACGTTCCATGACAGAGCAGGTTCAGGCAGGGACACTGCATATGACAGCAGTGACTGCTGGTGTGCTCGCTAATTTTGTGCCGGAAATGGGTATAATCGAATTACCATTTATATATCCAAATAGAGAGGTTGCCTATAAGGTTCTTGATGATAAGGATGTGAAAGAAAGATTCTATAAATTTTGCGAACCTAAAGGCTTTATCTTTATTGGATACACAGAGAATGAGTTCAGGGATATAACTAATTCAAAAAGACCCATCAGAAAACCTGAAGACTTAAAAGGCTTAAAGATAAGGGTCATTGAAAGCCCATTATTTATAGATACCTTTAAAGCATTTGGAACTAATCCAACCCCGCTTCCTTTCCCTGAGATTTACAATGCTTTACAGCAAAAGGTTATTGATGCCCAGGATAACCCTATTTATACATCAATTTTGATGAAGTTCACAGAGGTTAACAAATTTGCCACTATAACAAATCATATATTGACTGAATGTCCGACAGTGGTGAATAAGAAATTCTGGGAATCCCTCACACCTGAACAGCAGAAAATATTCAAAGAGGCAGCAGAAGTACAGATAAAGGTGAACAGGGATGGGAATGCAAAAAATAGAGTAGAAGCCTTGGAAAAGGCAAAGGCCCAGAAGGTGGATGTCATAATATTAACTGCAAAAGAAAGGGGAGCCTTCAAAAATGCTGTAAAACCTGTGTACGAAAAATATAGAGGTGTATTCGGGGCTGAATGGTACGACTTCTATTTAAAGAAGATAGACTTTTATTCGAAGAAGAAGTAA